In one Deltaproteobacteria bacterium genomic region, the following are encoded:
- a CDS encoding ATP-binding protein, producing MKTKIERTIYALTGGNGSGKTTFALKVAKEKGAVFFSLDKTIKDFNQPIKTYEDYMTHFQRALELMSTEAISALREGGSVVFDFGGGISTRPWLKQIAKSSDSRIEIFHLEVPLAERRRRIQLRNKEQQKDIFFFHMSEEEFDRQNKSDPEPPPTETGITVIKVRNV from the coding sequence ATGAAAACTAAAATAGAACGCACTATTTATGCACTTACTGGCGGAAACGGTTCAGGCAAGACGACTTTCGCCCTGAAGGTCGCAAAAGAAAAGGGTGCGGTGTTTTTCTCGCTGGATAAAACCATCAAAGATTTTAATCAGCCAATTAAAACATACGAAGACTATATGACCCATTTTCAGCGCGCGCTCGAATTGATGTCTACCGAGGCGATCTCAGCGCTAAGGGAAGGCGGATCTGTTGTCTTTGATTTTGGCGGAGGAATTTCAACTCGGCCATGGTTGAAGCAGATTGCAAAATCCAGTGATTCTAGGATCGAAATTTTTCACTTAGAAGTACCGCTGGCGGAGCGACGACGTAGAATTCAGCTGCGAAACAAGGAACAACAGAAAGATATTTTCTTTTTTCATATGAGCGAGGAAGAGTTTGATCGTCAAAACAAATCCGACCCGGAACCACCGCCGACCGAAACAGGCATCACTGTCATTAAAGTAAGAAACGTTTAG